In Lujinxingia sediminis, a single genomic region encodes these proteins:
- the fusA gene encoding elongation factor G: MDLNKLRNIGISAHIDSGKTTLTERILYYTGTIHQFHDVRGKDGVGAKMDNMDLEREKGITIQSAATYCKWGENAINIIDTPGHVDFTIEVERALRVLDGAILVLCSVAGVQSQSITVDRQMRRYSVPRMAFINKCDRSGANPFAVTEQLREQLKHNAVLMQYPLGLEDKHVGAVDLLTRKAHYFEGDGGEIIRTEDCPEDIKDEVEKYRAKLVEAVADLDDEVAMAYLEGEPVTAEMLIPAIRKATISRSMTPVFMGSAYKNKGVQLLLDAVVSYLPSPLEMSYDALAMDEEESKVELLPVDDKPLVMLAFKLEDGRYGQLTYCRIYQGRLNKGDFIYNMSNQNKHKVGRLVRMHSDEMHDIDTATAGDIVALFGIDCASGDTFTDGDLEVTMTSIHVPDPVITFAVEPKKKDGLQNFSKALNRFSKEDPTFRVSRDEESGQTIIGGMGELHLEVYIERIRREYGVDVEVGQPQVAYRETITVQADFDYTHKKQTGGSGQYARVVGWLAPSDEGEHYQFINNITGGVIPKEYQPSCDKGFQDQMDEGGLIGFPVVNVKAAIVDGNSHAVDSSDMAFRLAARAAFRDAYKRANPVILEPIMKVEVESPEEFSGSVLGGLNKRRGMITGSRTRQGYAVVMADVPLSEMFGYSNDLRSATQGKAEFSMEFAKYAPVPRSVQEELIKEYQAKRAAENS; the protein is encoded by the coding sequence ATGGACCTGAACAAACTTCGTAACATCGGGATCTCCGCCCACATCGACTCCGGCAAGACGACGCTCACCGAGCGTATTCTTTACTACACCGGTACCATCCACCAGTTCCACGACGTCCGCGGTAAGGACGGCGTCGGGGCCAAGATGGACAACATGGATCTGGAGCGCGAAAAAGGCATCACGATCCAGTCGGCGGCCACCTACTGCAAGTGGGGCGAGAACGCCATCAACATCATCGACACCCCGGGCCACGTCGACTTCACCATCGAAGTTGAGCGTGCTCTGCGTGTTCTTGACGGCGCCATCCTGGTCCTGTGCTCGGTTGCCGGCGTTCAGTCGCAGTCGATCACCGTTGACCGTCAGATGCGCCGCTACAGCGTTCCGCGCATGGCGTTCATCAACAAGTGCGACCGCTCCGGTGCCAACCCCTTTGCGGTGACCGAGCAGCTTCGTGAACAGCTCAAGCACAACGCCGTGCTCATGCAGTACCCCCTGGGTCTTGAAGACAAGCACGTCGGCGCGGTCGATCTGCTTACCCGCAAGGCGCACTACTTCGAAGGCGACGGTGGCGAAATCATCCGCACCGAAGATTGCCCCGAAGACATCAAGGATGAGGTCGAGAAGTACCGCGCCAAGCTCGTTGAGGCGGTGGCCGACCTTGATGACGAAGTCGCCATGGCCTACCTCGAAGGTGAGCCTGTGACCGCCGAGATGCTGATCCCGGCCATTCGCAAGGCGACGATCTCGCGTTCGATGACCCCGGTGTTCATGGGCTCGGCCTACAAGAACAAGGGTGTTCAGCTTCTGCTCGACGCCGTCGTCAGCTACCTGCCCAGCCCGCTGGAGATGAGCTACGACGCGCTGGCGATGGACGAAGAAGAGAGCAAGGTTGAGCTTCTTCCGGTCGACGACAAGCCCCTTGTCATGCTCGCGTTCAAACTGGAAGACGGGCGCTACGGTCAGCTGACCTACTGCCGCATCTACCAGGGCCGCCTCAATAAGGGCGACTTCATCTACAACATGAGCAACCAGAACAAGCATAAGGTCGGTCGTCTGGTGCGCATGCACTCCGATGAGATGCACGACATCGACACGGCGACCGCCGGCGACATCGTGGCGCTCTTCGGCATCGACTGCGCCTCGGGTGATACCTTCACCGACGGCGACCTCGAAGTGACGATGACCTCGATTCACGTGCCCGACCCGGTCATCACCTTCGCCGTCGAGCCCAAGAAGAAGGACGGTCTTCAGAACTTCTCCAAGGCGCTCAACCGCTTCTCCAAGGAAGACCCCACCTTCCGCGTCTCGCGTGACGAGGAGAGTGGCCAGACCATCATCGGTGGTATGGGCGAGCTTCACCTGGAGGTTTACATCGAGCGTATTCGCCGTGAGTACGGCGTCGACGTGGAAGTGGGCCAGCCGCAGGTTGCCTACCGCGAGACGATCACCGTGCAGGCCGACTTCGACTACACCCACAAGAAGCAGACCGGTGGTTCGGGTCAGTACGCTCGCGTGGTGGGTTGGCTTGCGCCCTCCGATGAGGGTGAGCACTACCAGTTCATCAACAACATCACCGGTGGTGTGATCCCCAAAGAGTACCAGCCCTCCTGTGATAAGGGCTTCCAGGACCAGATGGACGAAGGTGGTCTCATCGGCTTCCCGGTGGTCAACGTCAAGGCGGCGATCGTCGACGGTAACTCCCACGCGGTTGACTCCTCCGATATGGCCTTCCGTCTGGCGGCTCGTGCGGCCTTCCGCGACGCGTACAAGCGTGCCAACCCGGTCATTCTCGAGCCGATCATGAAGGTTGAGGTCGAGAGCCCCGAGGAGTTCAGCGGTTCGGTGCTCGGTGGTCTGAACAAGCGCCGCGGCATGATCACTGGCTCGCGTACCCGCCAGGGCTACGCGGTGGTGATGGCGGACGTTCCGCTCAGCGAGATGTTCGGCTACTCCAACGACCTGCGCAGCGCGACCCAGGGCAAGGCCGAGTTCTCCATGGAGTTCGCCAAGTATGCGCCGGTGCCCCGCTCGGTTCAGGAAGAGCTGATCAAGGAGTACCAGGCCAAGCGTGCGGCTGAGAACAGCTGA
- a CDS encoding NADPH-dependent FMN reductase: MTVKIMGFAASLRQNSQNGKLFDVAADLLDAMEGVEVDRRSFAEFEMPLYNQDLQEGGFPEGTERMKAAVEAADALILVTPEYNYSIPGNLKNALDWLSRYRPGPLRDKPLLLMSASPSMIGGNRGLWQTRIPLEAMGAVVSPQMFGLSMAHQAFEDDGSLKNAELHEQLDGLLAEFVEFARALTRR, encoded by the coding sequence ATGACTGTCAAGATCATGGGTTTTGCCGCATCCCTGCGGCAGAACTCGCAAAACGGAAAACTCTTCGATGTGGCTGCGGACCTGCTCGACGCGATGGAGGGCGTGGAGGTGGACCGACGCAGCTTCGCCGAGTTTGAGATGCCCCTCTACAACCAGGACCTTCAGGAGGGCGGCTTCCCTGAGGGGACCGAGCGTATGAAAGCGGCGGTGGAAGCTGCCGATGCGCTCATTCTGGTGACACCGGAGTACAACTACTCGATCCCGGGAAACCTCAAGAATGCGCTGGACTGGCTCTCGCGCTACCGTCCCGGGCCGCTTCGTGATAAGCCCTTGCTTCTGATGAGTGCGTCTCCTTCGATGATCGGCGGCAACCGCGGTCTGTGGCAGACCCGTATCCCGCTGGAGGCGATGGGAGCGGTGGTCTCACCGCAGATGTTCGGGCTTTCGATGGCCCACCAGGCGTTTGAGGATGATGGCAGCCTCAAAAACGCTGAATTGCATGAGCAGCTCGATGGTTTGCTCGCTGAATTCGTTGAATTTGCCAGAGCGTTAACGCGCCGTTGA
- a CDS encoding CNNM domain-containing protein, with amino-acid sequence MTLLIIYALFALGTSFLCSLLESVLLSVTPSYVAALRNEGQPIGELLHRLKSDVDRPLAAILSVNTIAHTVGAVGVGAEATKIWGEGYVGVVSAVMTLAILFLTEIIPKTVGANYWRGLSAPVARMLPVLIFISYPLVVVSQLLMKLLSSKEAQPQLSREEMSAMTEIGVQEGVVDIGESILLQNVLRVGALRVRDIMTPRTVLLAVEQDTAIGEFFEAHPNPVFSRIPIYREKADEIVGYVLKGDLLLDLARDHETRKLVEHRRDIKFVPEHLSVRELFELFVAEQHHIAVVVDEYGGIAGLVTMEDVVETLLGLEIVDESDVEQDMRDMARKQWLRRARRMGISTEQFESVTGQASDDASPSTEKDVSAHEEK; translated from the coding sequence ATGACATTGCTGATCATTTATGCGCTTTTTGCGCTCGGGACGTCCTTTCTGTGTTCGCTGCTGGAGTCGGTGCTCCTGAGCGTCACTCCTTCCTACGTCGCGGCGCTTCGCAACGAGGGGCAGCCCATCGGCGAGCTCTTGCACCGGCTCAAGAGCGACGTGGATCGGCCGCTGGCGGCCATTTTGAGCGTGAACACCATCGCCCATACCGTCGGTGCGGTGGGCGTCGGTGCGGAAGCCACCAAGATCTGGGGCGAGGGGTATGTCGGGGTGGTCTCGGCGGTGATGACCCTGGCGATTCTCTTTTTGACCGAGATCATTCCGAAGACCGTCGGCGCAAACTACTGGCGAGGCTTGAGTGCTCCGGTCGCGCGTATGCTGCCGGTGTTGATCTTCATCAGCTACCCGCTGGTGGTGGTCTCCCAGCTGCTGATGAAGCTGCTCTCCTCCAAAGAGGCGCAGCCTCAGCTGAGCCGCGAGGAGATGAGCGCGATGACCGAGATCGGTGTGCAGGAGGGGGTGGTTGATATCGGGGAGTCGATTCTTCTGCAGAACGTGCTGCGCGTCGGGGCGTTGCGGGTGCGCGATATCATGACCCCGCGCACGGTGCTCCTGGCCGTGGAGCAGGATACCGCCATTGGCGAGTTTTTTGAGGCGCATCCCAACCCGGTGTTTTCGCGCATCCCGATTTACCGCGAGAAGGCCGATGAGATTGTCGGCTACGTCTTGAAAGGTGACCTTCTGCTGGATCTGGCGCGCGATCACGAAACCCGCAAACTTGTGGAGCATCGTCGCGACATCAAGTTTGTGCCGGAGCACCTCTCGGTGCGCGAGCTTTTTGAGCTCTTTGTGGCCGAGCAGCACCATATCGCCGTGGTGGTCGACGAGTACGGCGGCATCGCCGGGCTGGTGACCATGGAGGATGTGGTGGAGACGCTGCTGGGCCTGGAGATCGTCGACGAGTCGGATGTCGAGCAGGATATGCGCGATATGGCGCGCAAGCAGTGGCTGCGTCGCGCCAGGCGCATGGGTATTTCGACCGAGCAGTTTGAAAGCGTGACGGGCCAGGCCAGCGATGATGCGTCGCCGAGCACCGAGAAGGATGTGAGCGCTCACGAGGAGAAATGA
- a CDS encoding metallophosphoesterase family protein — protein MGRTSVGLVSDTHGWLDEKVCEVFKDVAHIVHAGDIGQEAVIHRLEEVAPVTVVRGNIDGGELRFYPLEASVMVASKKISALHIAGSPKRPRPAARELISRLRPDVLVVGHSHIPVVGKVGPTLWINPGAAGRVGFHTERYAAILHIEDDGSFAMDRVLLGPRSASLEKGDR, from the coding sequence ATGGGACGAACAAGCGTAGGGCTGGTCTCAGATACGCACGGCTGGCTGGACGAAAAAGTCTGCGAGGTATTCAAAGACGTTGCGCATATTGTGCACGCCGGCGATATCGGACAAGAGGCGGTGATACATCGCCTGGAGGAGGTGGCGCCGGTCACGGTGGTGCGGGGCAATATCGACGGTGGCGAGCTGCGTTTTTATCCCCTGGAGGCCAGCGTGATGGTCGCCAGCAAGAAGATCAGCGCGCTTCATATCGCGGGCTCGCCCAAACGCCCCCGGCCAGCGGCGCGGGAGCTGATCTCAAGGCTGAGGCCCGATGTGCTGGTGGTCGGGCACAGCCATATCCCGGTGGTGGGCAAGGTGGGGCCGACGCTCTGGATCAACCCCGGGGCTGCGGGGCGAGTGGGCTTTCATACGGAGCGCTACGCGGCGATTCTGCATATCGAGGACGATGGCAGCTTTGCGATGGACCGCGTGCTGCTGGGGCCGCGTAGCGCGTCGCTGGAGAAGGGCGATCGCTGA
- a CDS encoding methyltransferase — translation MSWEDAWREGRTGWDAGQSSPLLQHLVRRGEFRGERALVPGCGAGYDVITLASTFQEARGLDLAPTARKRFFELRDVANLSEERAPYQVGDFFEDDLHAPFDLVWDYTFLCAIDPTLRPRWAERMAALIAPGGLLATLIFPVLEDDPQREAERMANGPPFPLRPAGVEALVAANFKTRRLEPVPPSLSHPGREDMEWLGIFERA, via the coding sequence ATGTCATGGGAAGACGCCTGGCGCGAGGGACGCACCGGCTGGGATGCCGGCCAATCCTCGCCACTTCTCCAACATCTGGTAAGACGCGGCGAGTTTCGGGGAGAGCGAGCGCTGGTCCCGGGATGCGGCGCGGGCTATGACGTGATCACCCTTGCCAGCACCTTCCAGGAGGCCCGCGGCCTGGATCTCGCGCCGACGGCCCGCAAGCGCTTCTTTGAGCTTCGCGACGTGGCGAACCTCTCCGAGGAGCGCGCCCCCTACCAGGTCGGCGACTTCTTCGAAGACGATCTGCACGCCCCCTTCGATCTCGTATGGGATTACACCTTCCTCTGCGCCATCGACCCCACGCTTCGCCCCCGCTGGGCCGAGCGCATGGCCGCCCTCATCGCGCCGGGCGGCCTGCTCGCCACGCTGATCTTCCCGGTGCTCGAGGATGACCCGCAGCGCGAGGCCGAACGCATGGCCAACGGCCCGCCCTTTCCCCTCCGCCCCGCCGGCGTCGAGGCGCTCGTCGCCGCGAACTTCAAAACTCGTCGACTCGAACCCGTACCCCCGAGTTTGAGTCATCCCGGACGCGAAGATATGGAGTGGCTGGGTATCTTTGAGCGCGCGTAA
- a CDS encoding dicarboxylate/amino acid:cation symporter: MRKIKLHWWILLGMVVGVVWGMALHGTYYETLLEQARQQVLGPSYRPDDLIGATREINTALQSLMNQTPAGAAARGLAELFLALLRMIVIPLVFASLVCGITGMRDFARLRRIGARAAAWYVTTSLLAILLGLLLVNLFEPGVGLSMPMALGEVDIPAPSGPWEMLLSVVPTNVVAAAANFDLLGLIFFAILFGIFTLQVDEPFLETIDGFFQAVFAVMMKMTLFIIALAPVGIAALIARLLAITGPEALTSVVGYAGTVAAALLLHGLVTLPLLFWLLTRRNPYRVLGAMGATLLTAFSTASSAGTLGMTLEQLEDTVGVKNEVGGFVLPLGATINMDGTALYECVAVLFIAQVYASANPDFVLTFSTQLTIVALALMVSIGAAGIPHAGLVMMVIIFEAVGLPLELIALLWAIDRPLDMMRTMINVWSDSIGATAIAHFEDAIDESKLFAPEREDGSYATP, from the coding sequence ATGCGAAAGATCAAACTTCATTGGTGGATCCTCCTGGGCATGGTCGTCGGCGTTGTCTGGGGCATGGCCCTGCACGGCACCTACTACGAGACGCTGCTCGAGCAGGCCCGCCAGCAGGTGCTCGGCCCGAGCTACCGTCCCGACGACCTGATCGGTGCGACCCGCGAGATCAACACCGCGCTGCAAAGCCTGATGAACCAGACCCCGGCCGGGGCCGCCGCCCGGGGTCTGGCCGAGCTCTTCCTGGCGCTCCTGCGCATGATCGTCATTCCCCTGGTCTTCGCCTCGCTGGTCTGCGGCATCACCGGGATGCGCGACTTTGCTCGCCTTCGCCGCATCGGCGCGCGCGCCGCCGCCTGGTACGTCACCACAAGCCTGCTCGCCATTCTTCTGGGACTCCTCCTGGTCAATCTCTTCGAGCCCGGCGTCGGCCTCTCGATGCCCATGGCCCTCGGCGAGGTTGACATCCCCGCGCCCAGCGGCCCCTGGGAGATGCTCCTCTCGGTGGTGCCCACCAACGTGGTCGCCGCCGCGGCCAACTTCGATCTTCTGGGGCTGATCTTTTTTGCGATCCTCTTCGGGATCTTCACCCTCCAGGTTGATGAGCCCTTTCTGGAGACGATCGACGGCTTCTTTCAGGCTGTGTTTGCCGTGATGATGAAGATGACCCTCTTCATCATCGCCCTGGCCCCGGTGGGCATCGCTGCGCTCATCGCCCGCCTGCTCGCCATCACCGGTCCGGAGGCCCTGACAAGCGTAGTGGGCTACGCGGGCACGGTCGCCGCCGCCCTGCTCCTGCACGGGCTTGTGACCCTGCCGCTCCTCTTCTGGCTTCTCACCCGCCGCAACCCCTACCGGGTGCTCGGCGCGATGGGCGCCACGCTGCTCACGGCCTTCTCCACCGCCTCCTCCGCCGGCACCCTGGGCATGACGCTTGAGCAGCTCGAAGATACCGTCGGCGTCAAAAACGAAGTCGGCGGCTTTGTGCTCCCCTTAGGCGCCACGATCAACATGGACGGCACCGCCCTCTACGAATGCGTCGCCGTCCTCTTCATCGCCCAGGTCTACGCCAGCGCCAACCCCGACTTCGTGCTCACCTTCTCCACCCAGCTCACCATCGTGGCGCTCGCCTTGATGGTCAGCATCGGCGCGGCCGGCATCCCGCACGCCGGCCTGGTGATGATGGTCATCATTTTCGAGGCCGTGGGCCTGCCCCTGGAGCTCATCGCCCTTCTGTGGGCCATCGACCGCCCCCTCGACATGATGCGCACGATGATCAATGTCTGGAGCGACTCCATCGGCGCCACCGCCATCGCCCACTTCGAAGACGCCATCGACGAGAGCAAGCTCTTCGCCCCCGAGCGCGAAGACGGCTCCTACGCCACCCCATAA
- a CDS encoding DoxX family protein — protein sequence MEHLIPSRLRPTLNDLGLLILRLWIGGAMLVAHGMPKLSNFGEYSTSFPDPLGLSSPVSLTLAVGAEVGASLLLMLGLATRVVSVPLLVTMLIAAFVIHGDDPWQKKEFALMYAVPYLTFMLTGPGRFSLDHLIARKKGDA from the coding sequence ATGGAACACCTCATCCCCTCACGTCTTCGCCCCACCCTCAACGATCTCGGCCTGCTCATCCTTCGCCTGTGGATCGGTGGCGCGATGCTCGTTGCCCACGGCATGCCCAAACTCTCGAACTTTGGCGAATACTCGACCTCCTTCCCGGACCCGCTGGGCCTCTCCAGCCCGGTGAGCCTGACCCTGGCCGTGGGCGCCGAAGTCGGGGCCTCGCTTCTGCTGATGCTCGGTCTGGCCACGCGCGTCGTCAGCGTGCCGCTTCTCGTCACGATGCTCATCGCCGCGTTCGTGATCCACGGCGACGATCCCTGGCAGAAAAAGGAGTTCGCGCTGATGTACGCCGTCCCCTACCTCACCTTCATGCTCACCGGCCCGGGGCGCTTCTCGCTCGACCACCTCATCGCCCGCAAAAAAGGCGACGCCTGA
- a CDS encoding acyl-CoA carboxylase subunit beta, with product MSENKRMRELVEALWKRREDVAQMGGPRRVARQHERGKLDVRQRIAYLFDEGSFREFGQHAFFHSNSQPVPPEKVRTPADGVVCGFGKIRGRMAVCAAYDFTVLGGSIGDVGERKVTRAREFALKNRVPMIWLIDSAGARVHGGSGIDGDQVTLFANTGYLFREQVIMSGVVPQVAAMLGPGAAGTAYIPGLADFVPMVDGTSFMALGGPPLVKAAVGEDIDEQALGGARVHNEASGVADQIYKSDEDCLDAIKDYLSYMPQHCEDRAPVAEAVPDEAREPGGALCEGLLDVLPESSRRAYDMRKLVAAVVDEGSIFEMKPKFARNIVTAFARLGGQPVGVVANNPKYLGGILENDAADKAARFINLCNSFNIPLIFFQDVPGFIIGSKVEKAGIIRHGAKMLFEVASATVPKLTVIVRKAYGAGYYVMCGRAYEPDLIVAWPTAEISVMGPEGMVSIFARKMLEGAPDAEEVKGQMVEAIRPYIDIYKVAGRGLIDEVIDPRETRDYLLAGLELAREKRVERPYRKSGVRPV from the coding sequence ATGTCGGAAAACAAACGCATGCGAGAGCTGGTCGAGGCATTGTGGAAACGTCGCGAAGACGTCGCGCAGATGGGAGGGCCCCGGCGCGTGGCGCGTCAGCATGAGCGGGGCAAGCTCGATGTGCGCCAGCGCATCGCTTACCTCTTTGATGAGGGGAGCTTCAGGGAGTTCGGCCAGCACGCGTTTTTTCATTCCAACAGTCAACCGGTGCCACCGGAGAAGGTGCGGACGCCGGCCGACGGGGTCGTGTGTGGTTTTGGAAAGATCCGCGGGCGGATGGCGGTCTGCGCGGCCTACGACTTTACGGTGCTGGGCGGCTCGATCGGTGATGTGGGAGAGCGGAAGGTGACGCGCGCCCGGGAGTTCGCGTTGAAAAACCGCGTTCCGATGATCTGGCTTATTGATTCGGCCGGGGCGCGGGTGCACGGGGGCTCGGGTATTGATGGTGACCAGGTCACGCTCTTTGCTAACACGGGCTATCTCTTTCGCGAGCAGGTGATCATGAGCGGAGTGGTGCCGCAGGTGGCCGCAATGCTGGGGCCGGGGGCCGCGGGCACGGCGTATATCCCCGGGCTCGCCGACTTTGTGCCGATGGTCGATGGCACGAGCTTTATGGCCCTGGGAGGCCCCCCGCTTGTGAAGGCGGCGGTCGGGGAGGACATCGATGAGCAGGCGTTGGGTGGAGCGCGGGTGCATAATGAGGCGTCGGGGGTGGCCGACCAGATCTACAAAAGCGATGAGGACTGTCTTGACGCCATCAAGGATTATTTGAGCTACATGCCGCAGCATTGCGAAGATCGCGCACCGGTTGCCGAGGCGGTGCCGGACGAGGCGCGCGAGCCCGGCGGTGCGCTGTGTGAGGGGCTACTTGACGTGCTGCCGGAGTCGAGTCGCCGAGCCTACGATATGCGGAAGCTCGTGGCGGCGGTGGTCGATGAGGGGTCGATCTTTGAGATGAAGCCGAAGTTTGCGCGCAACATCGTCACGGCCTTTGCGCGTCTGGGTGGGCAGCCGGTGGGGGTGGTGGCCAACAACCCTAAATACCTCGGGGGGATTCTGGAGAATGACGCGGCCGATAAGGCCGCGCGTTTTATCAACCTGTGCAACAGCTTCAACATCCCGCTGATCTTCTTTCAGGATGTGCCGGGCTTCATCATCGGCAGCAAGGTGGAGAAGGCGGGCATCATTCGCCACGGTGCGAAGATGCTTTTTGAGGTGGCCAGCGCCACGGTGCCCAAGCTGACCGTGATTGTGCGAAAGGCTTACGGTGCGGGCTATTATGTGATGTGCGGGCGGGCCTATGAGCCGGATCTGATTGTGGCCTGGCCCACCGCCGAGATCAGCGTGATGGGCCCGGAGGGGATGGTGTCGATCTTTGCTCGCAAGATGCTGGAGGGCGCGCCGGACGCCGAGGAGGTCAAGGGGCAGATGGTCGAGGCGATCCGCCCCTACATCGATATCTACAAGGTGGCGGGGCGAGGGCTGATTGATGAGGTGATTGATCCGCGGGAGACACGCGACTATTTACTGGCAGGGCTGGAGCTTGCGCGTGAGAAGCGCGTGGAGCGCCCGTATCGAAAGAGCGGCGTGCGGCCGGTCTGA
- a CDS encoding ParB/RepB/Spo0J family partition protein, with product MAPTDDQKPTRKALGKGLGALIPKQAESAEKREFIRLPIARIDTARPQPRTYFDGERIEELAESIKESGLIQPLVVRERQGRYELIAGERRLRACKRAGLSEVPVVIKDVTDFEAYTLALIENIQREDLNPVEEALAYQKLLDDSGLSQADLAIRVGKSRSALANSVRLLTLSEFVLDLLASGELSAGHARAIITLEAEAAERLAAQVVAEGWSVRETEEYVRNLKEPPGKKAEPKRNRYRDDALVRDLTERLQHSLGTRVKVKDRQGKGKIEIFYDDVEILQSVLDRIIVDDKESQG from the coding sequence ATGGCACCGACCGACGATCAGAAGCCGACGCGCAAGGCGCTCGGCAAAGGCCTGGGCGCGCTCATCCCTAAACAGGCCGAGAGCGCTGAGAAGCGCGAATTTATTCGACTTCCCATCGCTCGCATCGACACCGCGCGCCCCCAGCCCCGCACCTACTTCGATGGCGAGCGCATTGAGGAGTTGGCAGAGAGCATCAAAGAGAGCGGGCTGATTCAACCCCTGGTCGTGCGCGAACGCCAGGGCCGCTACGAGCTCATCGCTGGCGAGCGCCGCCTGCGCGCCTGCAAACGAGCTGGCTTGAGCGAGGTCCCGGTCGTCATCAAAGACGTCACCGACTTTGAGGCCTACACCCTGGCGCTCATCGAGAATATTCAGCGCGAAGATCTCAACCCGGTTGAAGAAGCCCTGGCCTACCAGAAGCTCCTCGACGACTCCGGCCTGAGCCAGGCCGATCTGGCCATCCGCGTGGGCAAGTCTCGCAGCGCGCTGGCCAACTCCGTGCGACTGCTCACCTTGAGTGAGTTTGTGCTCGATCTTCTCGCCAGCGGCGAACTCAGCGCCGGCCACGCCCGCGCCATCATCACCCTCGAAGCCGAGGCCGCCGAACGGCTCGCCGCTCAGGTCGTCGCCGAGGGCTGGTCGGTCCGCGAGACCGAAGAGTACGTACGCAACCTCAAGGAGCCGCCGGGCAAAAAGGCCGAGCCCAAACGCAACCGCTACCGCGACGACGCGCTGGTGCGCGACCTCACCGAACGCCTCCAGCACAGCCTTGGAACCCGCGTCAAAGTCAAAGACCGCCAGGGCAAGGGTAAGATCGAGATCTTCTACGACGACGTCGAGATCCTGCAATCTGTCCTCGACCGCATCATCGTCGACGACAAAGAATCGCAGGGCTGA
- a CDS encoding ParA family protein: MKKIVAIANQKGGVGKTTTSVNLAACLAAESCRVLLIDLDPQGNATSGVGVDREECDTSIYDALVGLRSVETLIRSTQTENLDLIPSTTDLAGAQIELVSADDREFRLRQALEKVPDDYDFVILDCPPSLGLLTINALAAANTVLVPIQTEYYALEGLGHLLRTIELIHEHLNPALTIEGILLTMYDSRTNLSEQVATEVSTHFGELVFQTVIPRNVRLGEAPSFGMPISEYDRSSRGAISYRDFAREFLKRNGHGGVSASA, from the coding sequence GTGAAGAAAATCGTCGCAATTGCGAACCAGAAAGGAGGCGTGGGAAAAACCACGACCTCAGTCAACCTGGCCGCCTGCCTGGCCGCAGAGTCCTGCCGGGTGCTCCTGATCGACCTCGACCCCCAGGGCAACGCCACAAGTGGCGTCGGCGTCGATCGCGAGGAGTGCGACACCTCGATCTACGATGCGCTCGTGGGACTGCGCTCCGTCGAGACGCTTATACGCTCCACTCAGACCGAGAACCTCGATCTGATCCCCAGCACCACCGACCTTGCCGGAGCCCAGATCGAGCTGGTCAGCGCAGATGACCGCGAATTCCGACTTCGTCAGGCCCTGGAGAAGGTCCCCGACGACTACGACTTCGTGATCCTCGACTGCCCTCCCTCCTTAGGGCTGCTCACCATCAACGCGCTGGCCGCCGCCAACACCGTGCTCGTACCCATCCAGACCGAGTATTACGCGCTTGAGGGCCTGGGCCATCTGCTTCGCACCATTGAGCTCATCCACGAGCACCTCAACCCGGCGCTGACCATCGAGGGCATCCTGTTGACCATGTACGACTCGCGCACCAACTTAAGCGAGCAGGTCGCCACGGAAGTCTCCACCCATTTCGGCGAGCTCGTCTTCCAGACGGTCATCCCCCGCAACGTGCGCCTGGGGGAGGCGCCCTCCTTCGGGATGCCGATCAGCGAATACGACCGCAGCTCCCGCGGCGCGATCTCCTACCGTGACTTCGCCCGCGAATTCCTCAAGCGTAACGGGCACGGCGGCGTCAGCGCCTCCGCCTGA